Proteins co-encoded in one Euleptes europaea isolate rEulEur1 chromosome 1, rEulEur1.hap1, whole genome shotgun sequence genomic window:
- the HNRNPH1 gene encoding heterogeneous nuclear ribonucleoprotein H isoform X1, with product MDPCHTEETGPEIPGLATEGETETTLTSSMMLNTEGGEGYVVKVRGLPWSCSADEVQRFFSECKILNGSSGVRFIYTREGRPSGEAFVELETEEDVKLALKKDRETMGHRYVEVFKSNNVEMDWVLKHTGPNSPDTANDGFVRLRGLPFGCSKEEIVQFFSGLEIVPNGITLPVDFQGRSTGEAFVQFASQEIAEKALKKHKERIGHRYIEIFKSSRAEVRTHYDPPRKLMAMQRPGPYDRPGVGRGYNSLGRGSGFERMRRGAYGGGYGGYDDYNGYNDGYGFGSDRFGREWTVLSTGMSDHRYGDGSSTFQSTTGHCVHMRGLPYRATENDIYNFFSPLNPVRVHIEIGPDGRVTGEADVEFATHEDAVAAMSKDKANMQHRYVELFLNSTAGGSGGAYGSQMMGAMVKETEGVVQDWNTNTLAGSQSSYGGPANQQLSGGYGGGYGGQSSMSGYGNQSAMNSSYYSSGNRASMGVNGMAGMSNMSNMSGGWGM from the exons ATGGACCCGTGTCATACCGAGGAGACTGGCCCCGAGATCCCCGGCCTCG CAACAGAAGGCGAAACTGAGACCACGCTCACTTCCAGTATGATGCTGAACACGGAAGGCGGGGAGGGGTATGTCGTGAAAGTGCGCGGGTTGCCCTGGTCCTGCTCTGCGGATGAGGTACAGAGATTTTTTTCGG AATGCAAAATACTAAATGGATCTTCAGGGGTCCGTTTTATCTACACAAGGGAAGGAAGACCAAGTGGAGAAGCATTTGTTGAACTGGAAACTGAAGAAGATGTGAAGCTGGCACTGAAAAAAGACAGAGAAACAATGGGACACAGATATGTTGAAG TCTTCAAGTCAAACAACGTTGAAATGGATTGGGTTCTGAAGCATACTGGTCCTAACAGCCCTGATACTGCTAATGATGGTTTTGTACGGCTTAGAGGACTTCCATTTGGTTGTAGCAAGGAAGAAATTGTTCAGTTCTTCTCAG GGTTGGAAATCGTGCCAAATGGGATAACATTGCCGGTGGACTTCCAGGGGAGGAGTACGGGGGAGGCCTTCGTGCAGTTTGCTTCACAGGAAATAGCTGAAAAGGCTCTAAAGAAACACAAGGAAAGAATAGGGCACAG GTACATTGAAATCTTCAAGAGCAGCAGAGCAGAAGTGCGTACACACTATGATCCTCCCCGCAAACTCATGGCCATGCAGAGGCCAGGTCCTTACGACCGGCCAGGTGTGGGAAGAGGCTATAACAGCCTTGGTCGAGGAAGTGGATTTGAAAGAATGAGGCGTGGTGCTTATGGTGGAG GCTATGGTGGCTATGATGACTACAATGGGTATAATGATGGCTATGGCTTTGGATCTGATAGATTTGGAAGAG AATGGACTGTTCTCTCCACAGGCATGTCGGATCACAGGTATGGCGATGGATCCTCCACGTTCCAAAGCACAACTGGTCACTGTGTCCACATGAGAGGATTACCATACAGAGCTACAGAAAATGACATTTACAAC TTCTTTTCGCCTTTGAATCCTGTGAGAGTCCACATTGAAATTGGACCTGATGGTCGAGTAACAGGGGAAGCAGATGTTGAGTTTGCTACTCATGAGGATGCTGTCGCTGCAATGTCCAAAGACAAAGCAAATATGC AACACAGATATGTAGAACTATTCTTGAATTCTACAGCTGGAGGAAGTGGTGGTGCCTATGGCAGTCAAATGATGGGAGCAATGG TCAAGGAAACCGAAGGTGTAGTTCAAGACTGGAACACTAACACTCTGGCAG GGAGCCAATCCAGTTATGGTGGTCCAGCTAACCAACAGTTGAGTGGGGGTTATGGAGGCGGCTATGGTGGTCAAAGCAGCATGAGCGGATATG GTAACCAGAGTGCAATGAACAGCAGCTACTATAGTAGTGGCAATCGGGCATCCATGGGAGTGAATGGCATGGCTGGAATGTCCAACATGTCCAACATGAGTGGTGGCTGGGGAATGTAA
- the HNRNPH1 gene encoding heterogeneous nuclear ribonucleoprotein H isoform X2: MDPCHTEETGPEIPGLATEGETETTLTSSMMLNTEGGEGYVVKVRGLPWSCSADEVQRFFSECKILNGSSGVRFIYTREGRPSGEAFVELETEEDVKLALKKDRETMGHRYVEVFKSNNVEMDWVLKHTGPNSPDTANDGFVRLRGLPFGCSKEEIVQFFSGLEIVPNGITLPVDFQGRSTGEAFVQFASQEIAEKALKKHKERIGHRYIEIFKSSRAEVRTHYDPPRKLMAMQRPGPYDRPGVGRGYNSLGRGSGFERMRRGAYGGGYGGYDDYNGYNDGYGFGSDRFGRGMSDHRYGDGSSTFQSTTGHCVHMRGLPYRATENDIYNFFSPLNPVRVHIEIGPDGRVTGEADVEFATHEDAVAAMSKDKANMQHRYVELFLNSTAGGSGGAYGSQMMGAMVKETEGVVQDWNTNTLAGSQSSYGGPANQQLSGGYGGGYGGQSSMSGYGNQSAMNSSYYSSGNRASMGVNGMAGMSNMSNMSGGWGM, encoded by the exons ATGGACCCGTGTCATACCGAGGAGACTGGCCCCGAGATCCCCGGCCTCG CAACAGAAGGCGAAACTGAGACCACGCTCACTTCCAGTATGATGCTGAACACGGAAGGCGGGGAGGGGTATGTCGTGAAAGTGCGCGGGTTGCCCTGGTCCTGCTCTGCGGATGAGGTACAGAGATTTTTTTCGG AATGCAAAATACTAAATGGATCTTCAGGGGTCCGTTTTATCTACACAAGGGAAGGAAGACCAAGTGGAGAAGCATTTGTTGAACTGGAAACTGAAGAAGATGTGAAGCTGGCACTGAAAAAAGACAGAGAAACAATGGGACACAGATATGTTGAAG TCTTCAAGTCAAACAACGTTGAAATGGATTGGGTTCTGAAGCATACTGGTCCTAACAGCCCTGATACTGCTAATGATGGTTTTGTACGGCTTAGAGGACTTCCATTTGGTTGTAGCAAGGAAGAAATTGTTCAGTTCTTCTCAG GGTTGGAAATCGTGCCAAATGGGATAACATTGCCGGTGGACTTCCAGGGGAGGAGTACGGGGGAGGCCTTCGTGCAGTTTGCTTCACAGGAAATAGCTGAAAAGGCTCTAAAGAAACACAAGGAAAGAATAGGGCACAG GTACATTGAAATCTTCAAGAGCAGCAGAGCAGAAGTGCGTACACACTATGATCCTCCCCGCAAACTCATGGCCATGCAGAGGCCAGGTCCTTACGACCGGCCAGGTGTGGGAAGAGGCTATAACAGCCTTGGTCGAGGAAGTGGATTTGAAAGAATGAGGCGTGGTGCTTATGGTGGAG GCTATGGTGGCTATGATGACTACAATGGGTATAATGATGGCTATGGCTTTGGATCTGATAGATTTGGAAGAG GCATGTCGGATCACAGGTATGGCGATGGATCCTCCACGTTCCAAAGCACAACTGGTCACTGTGTCCACATGAGAGGATTACCATACAGAGCTACAGAAAATGACATTTACAAC TTCTTTTCGCCTTTGAATCCTGTGAGAGTCCACATTGAAATTGGACCTGATGGTCGAGTAACAGGGGAAGCAGATGTTGAGTTTGCTACTCATGAGGATGCTGTCGCTGCAATGTCCAAAGACAAAGCAAATATGC AACACAGATATGTAGAACTATTCTTGAATTCTACAGCTGGAGGAAGTGGTGGTGCCTATGGCAGTCAAATGATGGGAGCAATGG TCAAGGAAACCGAAGGTGTAGTTCAAGACTGGAACACTAACACTCTGGCAG GGAGCCAATCCAGTTATGGTGGTCCAGCTAACCAACAGTTGAGTGGGGGTTATGGAGGCGGCTATGGTGGTCAAAGCAGCATGAGCGGATATG GTAACCAGAGTGCAATGAACAGCAGCTACTATAGTAGTGGCAATCGGGCATCCATGGGAGTGAATGGCATGGCTGGAATGTCCAACATGTCCAACATGAGTGGTGGCTGGGGAATGTAA
- the HNRNPH1 gene encoding heterogeneous nuclear ribonucleoprotein H isoform X3 codes for MDPCHTEETGPEIPGLATEGETETTLTSSMMLNTEGGEGYVVKVRGLPWSCSADEVQRFFSECKILNGSSGVRFIYTREGRPSGEAFVELETEEDVKLALKKDRETMGHRYVEVFKSNNVEMDWVLKHTGPNSPDTANDGFVRLRGLPFGCSKEEIVQFFSGLEIVPNGITLPVDFQGRSTGEAFVQFASQEIAEKALKKHKERIGHRYIEIFKSSRAEVRTHYDPPRKLMAMQRPGPYDRPGVGRGYNSLGRGSGFERMRRGAYGGGYGGYDDYNGYNDGYGFGSDRFGREWTVLSTGMSDHRYGDGSSTFQSTTGHCVHMRGLPYRATENDIYNFFSPLNPVRVHIEIGPDGRVTGEADVEFATHEDAVAAMSKDKANMQHRYVELFLNSTAGGSGGAYGSQMMGAMVKETEGVVQDWNTNTLAGI; via the exons ATGGACCCGTGTCATACCGAGGAGACTGGCCCCGAGATCCCCGGCCTCG CAACAGAAGGCGAAACTGAGACCACGCTCACTTCCAGTATGATGCTGAACACGGAAGGCGGGGAGGGGTATGTCGTGAAAGTGCGCGGGTTGCCCTGGTCCTGCTCTGCGGATGAGGTACAGAGATTTTTTTCGG AATGCAAAATACTAAATGGATCTTCAGGGGTCCGTTTTATCTACACAAGGGAAGGAAGACCAAGTGGAGAAGCATTTGTTGAACTGGAAACTGAAGAAGATGTGAAGCTGGCACTGAAAAAAGACAGAGAAACAATGGGACACAGATATGTTGAAG TCTTCAAGTCAAACAACGTTGAAATGGATTGGGTTCTGAAGCATACTGGTCCTAACAGCCCTGATACTGCTAATGATGGTTTTGTACGGCTTAGAGGACTTCCATTTGGTTGTAGCAAGGAAGAAATTGTTCAGTTCTTCTCAG GGTTGGAAATCGTGCCAAATGGGATAACATTGCCGGTGGACTTCCAGGGGAGGAGTACGGGGGAGGCCTTCGTGCAGTTTGCTTCACAGGAAATAGCTGAAAAGGCTCTAAAGAAACACAAGGAAAGAATAGGGCACAG GTACATTGAAATCTTCAAGAGCAGCAGAGCAGAAGTGCGTACACACTATGATCCTCCCCGCAAACTCATGGCCATGCAGAGGCCAGGTCCTTACGACCGGCCAGGTGTGGGAAGAGGCTATAACAGCCTTGGTCGAGGAAGTGGATTTGAAAGAATGAGGCGTGGTGCTTATGGTGGAG GCTATGGTGGCTATGATGACTACAATGGGTATAATGATGGCTATGGCTTTGGATCTGATAGATTTGGAAGAG AATGGACTGTTCTCTCCACAGGCATGTCGGATCACAGGTATGGCGATGGATCCTCCACGTTCCAAAGCACAACTGGTCACTGTGTCCACATGAGAGGATTACCATACAGAGCTACAGAAAATGACATTTACAAC TTCTTTTCGCCTTTGAATCCTGTGAGAGTCCACATTGAAATTGGACCTGATGGTCGAGTAACAGGGGAAGCAGATGTTGAGTTTGCTACTCATGAGGATGCTGTCGCTGCAATGTCCAAAGACAAAGCAAATATGC AACACAGATATGTAGAACTATTCTTGAATTCTACAGCTGGAGGAAGTGGTGGTGCCTATGGCAGTCAAATGATGGGAGCAATGG TCAAGGAAACCGAAGGTGTAGTTCAAGACTGGAACACTAACACTCTGGCAGGTATATAA
- the LOC130491687 gene encoding deoxycytidine kinase 2-like has translation MHPPAKRLYPNPPKSLDQSFQKRLKKVSIEGNIAAGKSTFVQMLENFNDEWEVIPEPIAKWCNIQTSKNEYEELSTSQKSGGNLLQMLYNKPTRWAYAFQTYACLSRVKAQLKPISAKLYEAEHPVQFFERSVYSDRYIFASNSFESGDINETEWAIYKDWHAWLLKKFESTIELDGIIYLQTTPQKCMERLQHRGREEEQGIQLEYLESLHYKHETWLQERTMKVDFDNLQDIPILVLDVNEDFKNDEIKQQYLLDKVKAFLTA, from the exons ATGCATCCTCCAGCCAAGCGCCTCTATCCCAACCCACCTAAATCCCTAGACCAGAGCTTCCAAAAACGCCTCAAGAAAGTTTCAATTGAAGGGAATATTG CTGCAGGAAAGTCCACATTTGTACAAATGCTAGAGAACTTTAATGATGAATGGGAAGTAATTCCTGAACCAATAGCTAAGTGGTGCAACATTCAGACATCCAAGAATGAGTATGAA GAGCTTTCAACGTCTCAAAAGAGTGGAGGAAACCTGCTGCAGATGTTGTACAACAAGCCCACAAGGTGGGCTTATGCCTTCCAGACATATGCTTGTTTAAGCAGAGTTAAAGCACAGTTAAAACCCATCTCTGCTAAACTATATGAAGCAGAACATCCTGTGCAGTTTTTTGAGAGATCAGTCTACAGTGATAG GTATATCTTTGCCTCCAATTCGTTTGAATCAGGAGACATCAATGAAACAGAGTGGGCAATTTATAAGGACTGGCATGCATGGCTTCTGAAGAAGTTTGAATCAACCATAGAGTTAGATGGTATTATCTACCTCCAGACAACCCCTCAG AAATGCATGGAACGGCTACAGCATAGGGGCAGAGAAGAAGAACAAGGAATTCAACTGGAATATCTGGAGAGCCTTCACTATAAACATGAAACCTGGCTTCAAGAAAGAACAATGAA GGTGGACTTTGACAATCTTCAAGACATACCCATTTTGGTTTTAGATGTTAATGAAGATTTCAAAAATgatgaaataaaacaacagtATTTATTGGATAAA GTCAAGGCTTTTTTGACTGCTTAG
- the HNRNPH1 gene encoding heterogeneous nuclear ribonucleoprotein H isoform X4 produces MAMQRPGPYDRPGVGRGYNSLGRGSGFERMRRGAYGGGYGGYDDYNGYNDGYGFGSDRFGREWTVLSTGMSDHRYGDGSSTFQSTTGHCVHMRGLPYRATENDIYNFFSPLNPVRVHIEIGPDGRVTGEADVEFATHEDAVAAMSKDKANMQHRYVELFLNSTAGGSGGAYGSQMMGAMVKETEGVVQDWNTNTLAGSQSSYGGPANQQLSGGYGGGYGGQSSMSGYGNQSAMNSSYYSSGNRASMGVNGMAGMSNMSNMSGGWGM; encoded by the exons ATGGCCATGCAGAGGCCAGGTCCTTACGACCGGCCAGGTGTGGGAAGAGGCTATAACAGCCTTGGTCGAGGAAGTGGATTTGAAAGAATGAGGCGTGGTGCTTATGGTGGAG GCTATGGTGGCTATGATGACTACAATGGGTATAATGATGGCTATGGCTTTGGATCTGATAGATTTGGAAGAG AATGGACTGTTCTCTCCACAGGCATGTCGGATCACAGGTATGGCGATGGATCCTCCACGTTCCAAAGCACAACTGGTCACTGTGTCCACATGAGAGGATTACCATACAGAGCTACAGAAAATGACATTTACAAC TTCTTTTCGCCTTTGAATCCTGTGAGAGTCCACATTGAAATTGGACCTGATGGTCGAGTAACAGGGGAAGCAGATGTTGAGTTTGCTACTCATGAGGATGCTGTCGCTGCAATGTCCAAAGACAAAGCAAATATGC AACACAGATATGTAGAACTATTCTTGAATTCTACAGCTGGAGGAAGTGGTGGTGCCTATGGCAGTCAAATGATGGGAGCAATGG TCAAGGAAACCGAAGGTGTAGTTCAAGACTGGAACACTAACACTCTGGCAG GGAGCCAATCCAGTTATGGTGGTCCAGCTAACCAACAGTTGAGTGGGGGTTATGGAGGCGGCTATGGTGGTCAAAGCAGCATGAGCGGATATG GTAACCAGAGTGCAATGAACAGCAGCTACTATAGTAGTGGCAATCGGGCATCCATGGGAGTGAATGGCATGGCTGGAATGTCCAACATGTCCAACATGAGTGGTGGCTGGGGAATGTAA